A part of Streptomyces sp. DSM 40750 genomic DNA contains:
- a CDS encoding IclR family transcriptional regulator: protein MPRANEPGRTVSSRLWDLLFSFDPHNTELSLADLARRTGMPHATARRLTLELVEAGALERTSDNRFVIGLPLWRLGTLAPRAETLRSAAQPFVEDLYTALRQHVQLAVLQGDQAVIIERLSAVNAVGLTSQVGGLLPLHCSGVGKVLLSHSSPAFIDEVLAGRLQRFTPQTIVEPAELRRELASCRSTGTVVVKEELSEGAESVATRIVDGRGKVVAALSVVVAAGSIKLQAAVPSLVASGLGLSRSLGWRPGIPIRTS from the coding sequence ATGCCTCGTGCGAACGAGCCAGGACGCACAGTCAGCTCTCGACTATGGGATCTGCTGTTTTCCTTCGACCCCCACAACACCGAGCTGAGCCTCGCCGACCTGGCCAGACGTACCGGCATGCCGCATGCCACCGCCAGGCGTCTCACGCTGGAACTCGTGGAGGCCGGCGCGCTGGAGCGCACCAGCGACAACCGGTTCGTGATCGGCCTGCCGCTGTGGCGCCTCGGGACCCTCGCACCGCGCGCCGAGACGCTCCGCAGCGCGGCGCAGCCGTTCGTGGAGGACCTGTACACGGCTCTTCGCCAGCATGTGCAGCTGGCCGTCCTCCAGGGCGACCAGGCCGTGATCATCGAGCGGCTGTCGGCGGTCAACGCCGTCGGTCTGACATCGCAGGTCGGCGGCCTTCTGCCCTTGCATTGCTCAGGTGTCGGCAAAGTGCTTCTGAGCCACAGCAGTCCGGCCTTCATCGATGAGGTGCTGGCGGGAAGGCTGCAGCGCTTCACTCCCCAGACGATCGTGGAGCCGGCCGAGCTGCGTCGCGAACTGGCGTCCTGCCGCTCGACCGGAACGGTGGTCGTCAAGGAAGAGCTGAGCGAAGGGGCCGAGTCGGTCGCGACGCGCATCGTCGACGGCCGCGGCAAGGTCGTCGCGGCTCTGTCCGTCGTGGTGGCCGCGGGCTCGATCAAACTGCAAGCGGCCGTTCCCTCGCTGGTCGCGAGCGGACTGGGACTGTCCAGGAGCCTCGGCTGGCGGCCTGGTATTCCCATTCGCACCTCGTGA
- a CDS encoding FAD-dependent monooxygenase — translation MMSTGAGPKIAILGGGIGGLATAAFLRDKGFDSDVYEQATALTEVGAGLVIAPNAARLLRRLGVLDRFIKRAVRMEIGWEFRRWENGTVLSAENLEKECVRLYGEHTYAAHRADLLNALRSAVPEHSIHLGKRCVSVEFEGDQAVLRFEDGETVRPDILIGADGVHSRVRSAIVGPTHARESGICAFRALVPAEKAPEFAKRRAQTLWIGPDHHLVHYPVSGAEYVNLVAFAPAGANSVESWTATATLGELLDEFAGWDPRLVELIRSADTPGRWALLDREPLDHWNRGNATLLGDAAHPMFPFFAQGAAQAIEDGAVLALCLAETPDNPIAALGRYEELRRRRTARLQEVSHGRSHINHLPDGPEQQARDLAYSQADPLRTNGWIYEYDPEVAVSASV, via the coding sequence ATGATGAGTACGGGAGCAGGTCCGAAGATCGCGATCCTCGGTGGCGGCATCGGAGGCCTCGCCACCGCGGCTTTCCTTCGCGACAAGGGCTTCGACAGTGACGTCTACGAGCAGGCGACCGCCCTGACCGAAGTTGGTGCCGGCCTGGTGATCGCGCCCAACGCCGCCCGCCTCCTACGACGTCTCGGCGTGCTGGACCGGTTCATCAAGCGCGCGGTCCGGATGGAGATCGGCTGGGAGTTCCGGCGCTGGGAGAACGGCACCGTCCTCTCCGCGGAGAACCTGGAGAAGGAGTGTGTACGCCTGTACGGCGAGCACACCTACGCCGCCCACCGCGCCGACCTGCTGAACGCCCTGAGGTCGGCTGTCCCCGAGCACTCGATCCACCTCGGCAAGCGCTGCGTCTCGGTCGAGTTCGAAGGCGACCAGGCCGTTCTTCGGTTCGAGGACGGCGAGACGGTTCGCCCGGACATCCTCATCGGCGCCGACGGGGTCCACTCACGAGTGCGCAGCGCCATCGTCGGACCTACTCACGCCAGGGAGTCGGGCATCTGCGCCTTCCGTGCTCTCGTACCAGCGGAGAAGGCACCCGAATTCGCGAAGCGGCGCGCCCAGACCCTCTGGATCGGCCCCGACCACCACCTCGTGCACTACCCGGTCTCCGGCGCGGAGTACGTCAACCTCGTCGCCTTCGCCCCTGCCGGGGCCAACAGCGTCGAGTCGTGGACGGCCACCGCGACGCTCGGGGAACTGCTCGACGAGTTCGCAGGTTGGGATCCGCGTCTGGTGGAGTTGATCAGGTCGGCCGACACGCCGGGGCGGTGGGCGTTGCTCGACCGCGAGCCCCTCGACCACTGGAACCGTGGAAACGCGACCCTGCTGGGTGACGCGGCCCACCCGATGTTCCCGTTCTTCGCCCAAGGCGCTGCCCAGGCGATCGAGGACGGCGCCGTCCTGGCCCTCTGTCTTGCGGAGACCCCGGACAACCCGATCGCGGCGCTGGGGCGCTACGAAGAGCTCCGTCGACGCCGCACGGCACGTCTGCAGGAGGTGTCGCACGGAAGGTCTCACATCAACCACCTTCCGGACGGCCCTGAGCAGCAGGCGCGCGACCTGGCGTACTCGCAGGCCGACCCGCTCAGGACGAACGGCTGGATCTACGAGTACGACCCCGAGGTCGCTGTTTCGGCCTCGGTGTGA
- a CDS encoding thiamine pyrophosphate-binding protein, whose amino-acid sequence MATATGSGLVVRTLRRAGVNVAFGLPGAHIDPILQEALDAKLRVVDVRHEMNAGHAAEGYARVTGDLGVAVVTAGGGFTNVLTSLTNAHLDRTPVLYIAGSGPLERDEINDQQAGFDQVAMAAPVTKFAHRVTRADLIPRLVAQAIRTAQSEPKGPVLLDIPWDVLRQTVDVDEVEDYRVEIDGTGIAPAGGVDRILEALNAARRPIALVGKSFVTAEARAQLHEFAARTGVPLLSDWEGLGAIVGSEQHVGLVQTLATVPEDERPDLVLLLGLRFGMTTGFGTGQLLPKSARIFQIDPDGRELGRLQDVELGIQADPIGTIGLLNERLGDSPVPSGRDDWLGTLRDVSAARRSALAAETEKHEDEAIHPYLAVRTIAESVPDGATVLVDGALTELWLSETIALAPLAHYLGHGYLSSMGCNFGVALGAQYAAPDKATILVTGDGAVGYSLAEFDSLVRAGLPVVVIVLNNQAWGATLHTQQFFYGQDRVTNNRLENGSYGGVARALGADGVDVTELDQLRPAIEAALAARRPTCIDVRVSLAPIPPEERVMNGEAPFGGDETDA is encoded by the coding sequence ATGGCAACCGCAACCGGTAGTGGGCTCGTCGTGCGAACACTGCGACGAGCCGGCGTCAACGTGGCCTTCGGCCTGCCCGGAGCACACATCGACCCCATTCTCCAGGAGGCCCTGGACGCCAAGCTTCGGGTCGTCGACGTGCGCCACGAGATGAACGCCGGCCATGCGGCCGAGGGCTACGCACGGGTCACCGGGGACCTGGGTGTCGCCGTCGTCACGGCCGGTGGTGGCTTCACCAACGTCCTGACCTCCCTCACCAACGCCCATCTGGACCGGACCCCCGTGCTCTACATCGCGGGCTCCGGTCCTCTCGAGAGGGACGAGATCAACGACCAGCAGGCGGGATTCGACCAGGTCGCCATGGCAGCCCCGGTGACCAAGTTCGCGCACCGCGTCACCCGTGCCGACCTGATCCCTCGCCTGGTCGCCCAGGCGATCCGCACCGCGCAGTCGGAGCCCAAGGGCCCGGTGCTCCTCGACATTCCCTGGGACGTCCTGCGCCAGACGGTCGACGTCGACGAGGTCGAGGACTACCGCGTCGAGATCGACGGCACCGGCATCGCCCCCGCCGGTGGTGTCGACCGGATCCTCGAGGCGCTCAACGCCGCCCGGCGGCCGATCGCGCTGGTCGGCAAGTCCTTCGTCACCGCCGAGGCACGGGCACAGTTGCACGAGTTCGCCGCCCGTACCGGAGTGCCCCTCCTCTCCGACTGGGAGGGCCTCGGGGCGATCGTCGGCTCCGAGCAGCACGTCGGCCTCGTCCAGACCCTGGCCACCGTCCCCGAGGACGAGCGGCCCGACCTGGTCCTGCTGCTCGGGCTGCGCTTCGGAATGACGACCGGGTTCGGCACGGGCCAACTGCTCCCGAAGAGCGCGCGGATCTTCCAGATCGACCCCGACGGCCGTGAACTCGGCCGTCTGCAGGATGTCGAACTCGGCATCCAGGCCGACCCGATCGGCACGATCGGCCTGCTGAACGAGCGCCTGGGCGACAGCCCCGTACCCTCGGGGCGCGACGACTGGCTGGGGACCCTGCGGGACGTCTCGGCCGCCCGGCGGTCCGCGCTCGCCGCCGAGACCGAGAAGCACGAGGACGAAGCGATCCACCCGTACCTCGCGGTCCGCACGATCGCCGAGAGCGTTCCCGACGGGGCCACCGTGCTCGTCGACGGCGCACTGACCGAGCTGTGGCTCTCCGAGACGATCGCGCTCGCTCCACTGGCCCACTACCTCGGGCACGGCTACCTCAGTTCGATGGGGTGCAACTTCGGCGTGGCCCTGGGAGCGCAGTACGCGGCCCCCGACAAGGCGACGATCCTCGTCACCGGCGACGGCGCCGTCGGCTACAGCCTCGCCGAGTTCGACTCCCTCGTCCGGGCGGGACTTCCAGTCGTCGTGATCGTCCTCAACAACCAAGCCTGGGGCGCCACCCTGCACACCCAGCAGTTCTTCTACGGACAAGACCGCGTCACCAACAACCGCCTGGAGAACGGCTCCTACGGAGGCGTGGCACGAGCTCTCGGTGCGGACGGCGTCGACGTCACAGAGCTGGACCAGCTTCGCCCGGCGATCGAGGCCGCCCTCGCGGCCCGCCGGCCGACGTGCATCGACGTGCGCGTGAGCCTCGCACCCATTCCTCCGGAGGAGCGTGTCATGAATGGTGAAGCTCCGTTCGGCGGCGACGAGACCGACGCATGA
- a CDS encoding SDR family NAD(P)-dependent oxidoreductase, with protein MQDTTDVGRRDLAVGDRRKRFLGKTCLVTGGSRGLGLAAARAFAREGARVVIIARDPGRLKTASELIGDGTIAVAADLSSPAAIKTALTEIAAQVDRIDAAFINAGHSGFKSLDDMDEATWDMVFDINVKGSFFVMQGLRPLLAPGGAVVFCGSVAGRRARAGGAAYGASKAALEHLTRILADEVIGDGIRVNIVIPGGMNTDIAARTTGLPPGGGDAMRERIRLGTPMLRLGEPEELADAVLFLASSEAGYITGAALPVDGGATGFIRSSA; from the coding sequence GTGCAGGACACGACTGACGTCGGACGTCGCGACCTGGCCGTCGGGGACCGGCGTAAGCGTTTCCTCGGTAAGACCTGCCTTGTCACCGGGGGCAGCAGAGGACTGGGCCTGGCAGCCGCACGGGCGTTCGCGCGCGAGGGCGCACGTGTGGTCATCATCGCGCGGGACCCGGGCCGGCTGAAGACCGCGAGCGAGCTGATCGGCGACGGCACGATCGCCGTCGCGGCCGACCTCTCCTCGCCGGCCGCCATCAAGACCGCGCTCACAGAGATCGCCGCGCAGGTCGACCGGATCGACGCCGCCTTCATCAACGCCGGGCATTCGGGCTTCAAGAGCCTCGACGACATGGACGAAGCCACGTGGGACATGGTGTTCGACATCAATGTCAAGGGCTCGTTCTTCGTCATGCAGGGCCTGAGGCCCTTGCTCGCGCCCGGCGGGGCCGTCGTCTTCTGCGGCTCGGTGGCCGGTCGGAGGGCCCGAGCGGGAGGCGCTGCCTACGGGGCCAGCAAGGCCGCACTCGAGCACCTGACACGCATCCTCGCCGACGAGGTCATCGGCGATGGAATCCGGGTCAACATAGTCATCCCGGGCGGCATGAACACCGACATCGCCGCACGCACGACGGGCCTTCCGCCCGGTGGCGGCGACGCCATGCGAGAGCGGATCAGGCTCGGCACTCCCATGCTCCGACTGGGAGAACCGGAGGAACTCGCCGACGCGGTGCTCTTCCTGGCCTCCTCCGAAGCCGGCTACATCACAGGTGCGGCCCTCCCGGTGGACGGCGGCGCCACCGGCTTCATCCGCTCGTCGGCATAG
- a CDS encoding dioxygenase family protein: protein MATYVNPGSAQAGAHGTIYREVSPEQQAVERQLVDNVVASFDACQDPRLQELMISLVKHLHSFIREVRLTEEEWGTAIDFLTKAGHITDEVRQEFILLSDTLGASMQTINVNNQAYKGATEATVFGPFFVEDSPGIELGDDLAFGAPGEPCWVEGTVTDTDGTPLAGARIEVWEADEDGLYDVQYDAGKRAGRAHLFSAADGSYRFWGLTPTPYPIPDDGPVGKMLDAVGRSPLRASHLHFMVSHEGARTLVTHIFPEGDPIGRKDTVFGVKDSLIKRFERQPAGTPTPDGRVIDGTWSRVRFDIVLAPTDA, encoded by the coding sequence ATGGCTACCTACGTCAACCCCGGCTCGGCCCAGGCCGGTGCCCACGGCACGATCTACCGCGAGGTGTCGCCGGAGCAGCAGGCGGTCGAGCGGCAGCTCGTCGACAACGTCGTGGCCTCCTTCGACGCCTGCCAGGACCCGCGGCTGCAGGAACTCATGATCTCCCTGGTCAAGCACCTGCACTCCTTCATCCGAGAGGTCCGGCTGACCGAGGAGGAGTGGGGGACGGCGATCGACTTCCTCACCAAGGCCGGCCACATCACCGACGAGGTCCGGCAGGAGTTCATCCTGCTGTCCGACACCCTCGGCGCGAGCATGCAGACGATCAACGTCAACAACCAGGCCTACAAGGGCGCCACCGAGGCGACCGTCTTCGGGCCGTTCTTCGTCGAGGACTCCCCGGGAATCGAGCTCGGCGATGACCTGGCTTTCGGTGCCCCCGGCGAGCCCTGCTGGGTCGAGGGAACCGTCACCGACACCGACGGCACCCCGCTCGCCGGCGCGCGGATCGAGGTCTGGGAGGCCGACGAGGACGGGCTCTACGACGTGCAGTACGACGCCGGCAAGCGCGCCGGCCGGGCGCACCTCTTCTCCGCGGCCGACGGCAGTTACCGCTTCTGGGGCCTCACCCCGACGCCGTATCCCATTCCCGACGACGGACCCGTCGGCAAGATGCTCGACGCGGTCGGCCGCTCACCGCTGCGCGCCAGCCACCTGCACTTCATGGTGTCCCACGAAGGGGCGCGCACGCTGGTGACCCACATCTTCCCCGAGGGCGACCCGATCGGTCGCAAGGACACCGTCTTCGGTGTGAAGGACTCACTGATCAAGCGCTTCGAGCGGCAGCCCGCCGGCACGCCGACGCCCGACGGCCGCGTCATCGACGGCACATGGAGCCGGGTGCGCTTCGACATCGTCCTCGCCCCCACGGACGCATGA
- a CDS encoding maleylacetate reductase, with the protein MRFTHETLPQRVVFAAGESPVAVAAEIEALGGSRVMLIASDREKELADPIAKEIPVVLCHEEVVMHVPVEVARRARRAAADADADILVSVGGGSTTGLAKAVAMTTGLPIVAVPTTYAGSEATNVWGLTEGETKTTGVDNEVLPASVVYDAGLLTTLPGEMTVASGLNAMAHCVDSLWGPRADPIDRALAQEGIRALATGLPAVADDSTSIEGIEQTLYGAYLAAVAFASAGSGMHHKICHVLGGMFNLPHAQTHAVVLPYVLAFNAPHAPEAEARVAQAFGSRKAGAGLAALRQVLDAPRALRDYGMPEDGIAKALGPITQAIPADNPAPVTDENLTALLKAAWAGDPIN; encoded by the coding sequence ATGAGGTTCACCCACGAGACCCTTCCCCAGCGCGTGGTGTTCGCGGCCGGGGAGTCACCCGTCGCCGTGGCGGCGGAGATCGAGGCGCTCGGCGGTTCCAGAGTCATGCTGATCGCGTCGGACCGCGAGAAGGAGCTGGCCGACCCGATCGCCAAGGAGATCCCGGTCGTGCTGTGTCACGAGGAGGTCGTGATGCACGTGCCGGTCGAGGTCGCGCGACGAGCCCGTCGGGCGGCGGCCGACGCGGACGCGGACATCCTGGTCAGTGTCGGCGGCGGCTCGACCACGGGTCTGGCCAAGGCGGTGGCGATGACCACCGGACTGCCGATCGTCGCGGTACCCACCACGTACGCCGGCTCCGAGGCTACCAACGTGTGGGGCCTGACCGAAGGTGAGACCAAGACCACCGGTGTGGACAACGAGGTGCTGCCCGCGTCGGTCGTGTACGACGCCGGTCTGCTGACCACGCTGCCCGGCGAGATGACCGTGGCCAGCGGCCTGAACGCGATGGCGCACTGCGTGGACTCGTTGTGGGGGCCGCGTGCCGACCCGATCGACCGGGCGCTGGCTCAGGAGGGGATCCGCGCACTGGCGACCGGTCTGCCCGCGGTGGCCGACGACTCGACGAGCATCGAGGGCATCGAGCAGACCCTGTACGGCGCCTACCTCGCCGCTGTCGCGTTCGCCTCGGCCGGCTCGGGCATGCATCACAAGATCTGCCACGTTCTCGGCGGCATGTTCAACCTCCCGCACGCACAGACCCACGCGGTCGTGCTGCCCTACGTGCTGGCCTTCAACGCCCCGCACGCCCCCGAGGCGGAGGCACGTGTCGCCCAGGCCTTCGGCTCCCGGAAGGCGGGCGCCGGCCTGGCCGCCCTGCGCCAGGTGCTGGACGCGCCGAGGGCGCTGCGCGACTACGGCATGCCCGAGGACGGCATCGCCAAGGCGCTGGGGCCGATCACGCAGGCGATCCCGGCCGACAACCCGGCCCCCGTCACCGACGAGAACCTGACCGCGCTGCTGAAGGCGGCGTGGGCCGGCGACCCGATCAACTGA
- a CDS encoding nuclear transport factor 2 family protein has product MSQADNDRHEIQRLIENWALWRDAGDWSRFATVWHPRDGWMSATWFQGSATDFIKASREGFENGVSILHFLGGHTADIVGDRAIAQTKMTINQRASIDGVEVDVVCTGRFYDFLSRYEGRWTLVRRQPIYEKDRLDVVDPAASLALGPELLNRFPTGYRHLAYLQTKAGFTVKDGLPGLTGTAVQQLYSEGKQWLAEG; this is encoded by the coding sequence ATGTCGCAGGCCGACAACGACCGCCACGAAATCCAGCGGCTCATCGAGAACTGGGCACTGTGGCGCGATGCCGGGGACTGGAGCCGCTTCGCCACGGTCTGGCATCCACGCGACGGCTGGATGAGCGCCACCTGGTTCCAGGGAAGCGCCACCGACTTCATCAAGGCCAGTCGTGAAGGCTTCGAGAACGGAGTCAGCATCCTGCACTTCCTGGGCGGCCACACCGCGGACATCGTCGGTGACCGGGCCATCGCTCAGACGAAGATGACGATCAACCAGCGCGCGAGCATCGACGGCGTCGAGGTCGATGTCGTCTGCACCGGACGCTTCTACGACTTCCTCTCCCGCTACGAGGGGCGCTGGACCCTCGTGCGTCGGCAGCCGATCTACGAGAAGGACCGGCTCGACGTCGTAGACCCCGCTGCCTCACTGGCGTTGGGCCCCGAGCTACTGAACCGGTTTCCGACCGGCTACCGGCACTTGGCCTACCTGCAGACCAAGGCGGGTTTCACGGTGAAGGACGGGCTTCCCGGCCTCACCGGCACAGCGGTCCAGCAGCTCTACTCGGAAGGCAAGCAATGGCTCGCGGAAGGCTGA
- a CDS encoding aldehyde dehydrogenase: protein MSATETEAPTSGAVRTSDLLIAGEHVAARDGRYYETTEALTGEPIARVAAASVEDVNLAVDAAAAALQEWSGLPPAARRSVLERAAVLLDERTDEIVATMSREMGATLPWCGFNVHVAKGMLVEAAAQAYAAVGEVIPSDVPGLTALGVRQPVGVVVGIAPWNAPLILGVRSIVWPLVWGNTVVLKSSEQTPLTQAAIVQVLHDAGVPAGAVNLISNAPEDGPSVVEALIAHRAVTRVNFTGSSRVGRIIGELGGRHLTRVVLELGGKAPFLVLPDADLEEAAAAASFGAFMNQGEICMSTERVIVDRTVADELSSRLAERAAKLVVGPPSDPASQIGPLVHAGARDHVMALIEDARDKGAQILTGGTADGLFVQPTVARGVTPDMRIYTEETFGPVVSIIEVDSTDEAVTVANDTEYGLSAAVFGKDAAAALDVARRIRSGICHINGATVHDEPQMPFGGVGASGWGRFGSRAALEEFTELRWITIQSGSRHYPI, encoded by the coding sequence ATGTCAGCCACTGAGACCGAGGCACCCACGTCCGGCGCGGTCCGGACCAGCGACCTCCTCATCGCGGGCGAGCACGTCGCGGCCAGGGACGGCCGCTACTACGAGACGACCGAGGCCCTGACCGGTGAACCGATCGCGCGGGTCGCGGCAGCCTCCGTCGAGGACGTCAACCTCGCCGTGGACGCGGCGGCGGCCGCCCTTCAGGAGTGGTCGGGTCTTCCGCCGGCCGCACGGCGGTCGGTTCTGGAGCGTGCGGCCGTCCTGCTCGACGAGCGCACCGACGAGATCGTCGCCACGATGAGCCGCGAGATGGGCGCCACTCTCCCCTGGTGCGGCTTCAACGTGCACGTCGCGAAGGGCATGCTCGTCGAAGCGGCGGCCCAGGCGTACGCGGCCGTCGGCGAGGTCATCCCGTCGGACGTGCCCGGCCTCACCGCCCTCGGCGTACGTCAGCCAGTCGGCGTCGTCGTCGGCATCGCACCGTGGAACGCGCCACTGATCCTCGGCGTACGCTCCATCGTGTGGCCGCTGGTGTGGGGCAACACCGTGGTGCTCAAGTCCTCCGAGCAGACCCCGCTCACCCAGGCCGCCATCGTCCAGGTGCTGCACGATGCGGGCGTGCCCGCCGGAGCGGTCAACCTCATCAGCAACGCACCCGAGGACGGTCCGAGCGTCGTCGAGGCGCTGATCGCCCACCGCGCCGTGACGCGCGTGAACTTCACCGGATCCAGCCGGGTCGGCCGTATCATCGGCGAACTCGGCGGTCGCCATCTCACCCGTGTAGTGCTCGAACTCGGTGGCAAGGCGCCTTTCCTGGTCCTTCCCGACGCGGATCTGGAGGAGGCCGCCGCGGCGGCCAGCTTCGGTGCCTTCATGAACCAGGGCGAGATCTGCATGTCGACCGAGCGCGTCATCGTGGACAGAACGGTCGCCGACGAGCTCTCCTCCCGCCTGGCCGAGCGTGCCGCCAAGCTCGTCGTCGGGCCTCCGAGCGATCCCGCCTCACAGATCGGTCCGCTGGTCCACGCCGGCGCCCGGGACCACGTAATGGCGCTGATCGAGGACGCCCGTGACAAGGGTGCGCAGATCCTGACCGGTGGCACGGCCGACGGCCTGTTCGTGCAGCCCACCGTGGCGCGCGGGGTCACGCCGGACATGCGTATCTACACCGAGGAGACCTTCGGACCGGTGGTCTCGATCATCGAGGTGGATTCGACCGACGAAGCCGTCACGGTCGCCAACGACACCGAGTACGGACTCTCCGCCGCGGTCTTCGGCAAGGACGCGGCCGCCGCGCTCGACGTGGCTCGCCGGATCAGGTCCGGCATCTGCCACATCAACGGCGCCACCGTGCACGACGAACCCCAGATGCCGTTCGGCGGTGTCGGGGCCAGCGGCTGGGGTCGGTTCGGGTCCCGCGCCGCGCTGGAGGAGTTCACCGAGTTGCGCTGGATCACCATCCAGTCGGGGTCCCGCCACTACCCCATCTGA
- a CDS encoding nuclear transport factor 2 family protein codes for MTTTSTATTKAVEAIEQLEASWLVALVEGEKALIPLMLEDSRVVHGPVGRVDDRETWAHFHVTRRRSVSAKATELEITVRGNTAITTCFHEMYTVLDESIAPFPMQEVVTKVWEETAEGWRLAHMVMGRRFPPV; via the coding sequence ATGACAACCACGTCCACCGCAACCACCAAGGCCGTCGAGGCGATCGAGCAGCTGGAGGCCTCATGGCTCGTGGCTCTCGTCGAGGGCGAGAAAGCGTTGATCCCCCTCATGCTCGAGGACAGCCGCGTCGTCCACGGCCCGGTCGGGAGGGTCGACGACCGGGAGACCTGGGCCCATTTCCATGTGACCCGCCGCCGCTCGGTCTCCGCGAAGGCCACGGAGCTCGAGATCACGGTGCGTGGCAACACCGCGATCACCACGTGCTTCCACGAGATGTACACCGTCCTCGACGAGAGCATCGCGCCGTTCCCGATGCAGGAGGTGGTGACGAAGGTCTGGGAGGAGACCGCGGAGGGCTGGCGCCTGGCGCACATGGTCATGGGCAGGCGGTTTCCGCCGGTCTGA
- a CDS encoding PDR/VanB family oxidoreductase, with product MNNEWLDTIVVARRDATARIVVLELVSPDDVELPEFAAGAHVDVLVDGAAGLVRQYSLCGPPHDRARYRLAVLAETASRGGSLGMHRLREGDRLRISRPRNRFGVSDQARRHLLMAGGIGVTPLLAMAHELEARGAEYTLHHFARSRPDSAFLDELEQNPRVRLHFDDGPDDQRFISATDLGPPDPDTAIYVCGPGGFMDFVISMALGAGWPAEAIHKERFAPVEDAAAHTAGGTFRVRLAKTGGEYEVKDGESVLDALLAGGVDAPYSCQQGICGECIVRVLAGEPDHRDDILTDRERADGMFTTCSSRAHSPILELDL from the coding sequence ATGAACAACGAGTGGCTCGACACCATCGTGGTCGCCCGGCGCGACGCGACTGCCCGGATCGTGGTGCTCGAACTGGTCAGTCCCGACGACGTCGAGCTCCCGGAGTTCGCCGCCGGCGCCCATGTCGACGTACTGGTGGACGGTGCCGCCGGGCTGGTCCGCCAGTACTCCCTGTGCGGGCCACCGCACGACCGCGCCCGATACCGGCTGGCGGTGCTGGCCGAGACGGCGTCACGCGGCGGCTCGCTGGGGATGCACCGGCTTCGCGAGGGCGACAGGCTGCGCATCTCCCGTCCGCGCAACAGGTTCGGAGTCTCGGACCAGGCGCGTCGCCATCTGCTGATGGCCGGCGGAATCGGCGTCACTCCCCTGTTGGCCATGGCACACGAGCTCGAAGCCAGGGGCGCGGAGTACACGTTGCACCACTTCGCTCGAAGCCGGCCGGATTCGGCGTTCCTCGACGAGTTGGAGCAGAACCCCCGCGTTCGGCTCCACTTCGACGACGGCCCGGACGACCAGCGCTTCATCTCCGCCACCGACCTCGGTCCGCCCGACCCCGACACGGCGATCTACGTCTGTGGCCCCGGGGGCTTCATGGACTTCGTGATCTCCATGGCACTCGGAGCGGGATGGCCCGCCGAAGCGATCCACAAGGAGCGCTTCGCACCCGTGGAGGACGCCGCCGCGCACACGGCCGGCGGGACGTTCAGGGTGCGGCTGGCCAAGACCGGCGGCGAGTACGAGGTCAAGGACGGCGAGAGCGTCCTCGACGCCCTGCTCGCGGGCGGTGTCGACGCCCCTTACTCCTGCCAGCAGGGAATCTGCGGCGAGTGCATCGTGCGCGTACTCGCCGGAGAGCCCGACCACCGCGACGACATCCTGACCGATCGTGAACGCGCCGACGGCATGTTCACCACGTGCTCGTCCCGAGCACACTCACCGATTCTGGAGTTGGACCTATGA